In a single window of the Amycolatopsis sp. cg5 genome:
- a CDS encoding M48 family metallopeptidase, with translation MPEDIEVSRSNTVRFPGISPRAYEHPVDRGALATLRAVPGFAQVVKTISGFYSERGERLMALASAIRVGPTQYPELDRLRHECAETLDISPVPNVFVERNPAVNAMAIGMDEPFIVITTGALEVMDTESLRFVIGHEMGHVLSGHAVYRTILIRLISLQMSMSWTPVSALGMRAIIAALREWFRKAELSCDRAGLLCSQDPAAVLRAQILVAGGIDPAQVDIPAFLQQAQEYASVDDIRDSYLKLRYVEGMSHPLAVVRAAQLQKWAASEEYRAILAGDYPRRDDDTPTSTWSDDIKSAAKSYKDSWSESTDPLTKVFSDVGEAVSGAANKVWSKFGNNGGNGNGGSAEQPPASS, from the coding sequence GTGCCAGAAGACATTGAAGTTTCACGGTCCAATACCGTGCGTTTCCCGGGGATCAGCCCGCGTGCCTACGAACACCCGGTCGACAGGGGCGCGCTCGCCACACTGCGCGCGGTCCCCGGCTTCGCCCAGGTGGTCAAGACGATCTCGGGGTTCTACAGCGAGCGAGGCGAGCGCCTGATGGCACTCGCGTCGGCGATCCGGGTGGGCCCGACGCAGTACCCGGAGCTGGACAGACTGCGCCACGAATGCGCCGAGACGCTGGACATCTCGCCGGTGCCCAACGTCTTCGTCGAGCGCAACCCCGCCGTCAACGCGATGGCGATCGGCATGGACGAGCCGTTCATCGTGATCACCACCGGCGCGCTCGAGGTGATGGACACCGAGTCGCTGCGCTTCGTCATCGGGCACGAGATGGGCCACGTGCTCTCCGGGCACGCGGTGTACCGGACCATCCTGATCCGGCTGATCAGCCTGCAGATGTCGATGTCGTGGACGCCGGTCAGCGCGCTCGGCATGCGCGCGATCATCGCGGCGCTGCGCGAATGGTTCCGCAAGGCCGAGCTGTCCTGCGACCGCGCGGGCCTGCTCTGCAGCCAGGACCCGGCCGCCGTGCTCCGCGCGCAGATCCTGGTCGCGGGCGGCATCGACCCCGCGCAGGTCGACATCCCCGCGTTCCTGCAGCAGGCGCAGGAGTACGCGTCGGTCGACGACATCCGCGACTCCTACCTCAAGCTGCGCTACGTCGAGGGCATGTCACACCCGCTCGCCGTCGTCCGCGCGGCCCAGCTGCAGAAGTGGGCCGCGTCGGAGGAGTACCGGGCGATCCTCGCCGGCGACTACCCCCGCCGCGACGACGACACCCCGACCTCGACCTGGAGCGACGACATCAAGTCGGCGGCCAAGTCGTACAAGGACTCGTGGAGCGAGTCGACGGACCCGCTGACCAAGGTGTTCAGCGACGTCGGCGAGGCCGTCTCCGGCGCGGCGAACAAGGTGTGGAGCAAGTTCGGCAACAACGGCGGGAACGGGAACGGCGGCTCGGCCGAGCAGCCCCCGGCCTCCTCCTAG
- the bioD gene encoding dethiobiotin synthase → MLVMTGTGTGVGKTVATAAVAALAVEAGQKVAVLKPAQTGLRPGEPGDVDDVLRLAGPVTTRELVRFPDPLSPEAAARRSGIEPVGPAEISKAASELDETHDLVLIEGAGGLLVRFDSYGSTLADVAWSLGAVVVMVAGAGLGTLNATALTAEVATKRGLNLAGVIIGSWPSEPDLAALSNLEDLPIAARGPLLGALAAGAGTATRGEFLDYARNGLSPWFGGEFDPECFAGSASAQK, encoded by the coding sequence ATGCTGGTGATGACCGGAACCGGAACCGGAGTCGGCAAGACCGTGGCCACGGCTGCCGTGGCGGCGCTGGCCGTCGAGGCCGGGCAGAAGGTCGCGGTGCTGAAGCCCGCGCAGACCGGGCTGCGGCCCGGCGAGCCCGGCGACGTCGACGACGTGCTGAGACTGGCCGGTCCGGTCACCACCAGGGAACTGGTCCGCTTCCCCGACCCGCTGTCGCCCGAGGCGGCCGCGCGGCGCAGCGGGATCGAGCCGGTCGGGCCCGCGGAGATCAGCAAGGCCGCCAGCGAGCTCGACGAGACCCACGACCTGGTGCTCATCGAAGGCGCGGGCGGCCTGCTGGTCCGGTTCGACTCCTACGGCAGCACGCTCGCGGACGTCGCGTGGTCGCTCGGCGCGGTGGTCGTGATGGTCGCCGGGGCCGGGCTCGGCACGCTCAACGCCACCGCGCTCACCGCCGAGGTCGCCACGAAACGCGGGCTGAACCTGGCCGGGGTCATCATCGGCTCCTGGCCGTCCGAGCCCGATCTGGCCGCTTTGTCCAATCTCGAAGACCTGCCGATCGCCGCACGCGGGCCGCTGCTCGGCGCGCTGGCGGCAGGCGCGGGCACGGCGACGCGAGGCGAGTTCCTGGACTATGCCCGGAATGGCTTGTCACCGTGGTTCGGCGGGGAGTTCGATCCGGAGTGTTTCGCCGGGAGCGCGTCCGCCCAGAAGTGA
- a CDS encoding uridine kinase codes for MRYQPISYPVLADDLTRRVLDFPGRRVAVLIDGATGTAELADALVDPLRLNGRAPLRVSSAGFLRPASLRFEHGRTDPEARYRDWTDFGALRREVLDPLRPGGSGEVLPALWDTERDRATRLPRVPLPPEGVVILDGEMLLGSGLAADLTVHLWLSPGALRRRLPSTDHWALPAFAQYESEVDPASLADLVIRADDPNHPALRVQDS; via the coding sequence GTGCGCTACCAGCCGATCTCCTACCCCGTGCTCGCCGACGACCTCACCCGCCGCGTACTGGACTTTCCCGGCCGCCGTGTCGCCGTGCTGATCGACGGAGCCACCGGGACGGCCGAGCTGGCCGACGCGCTCGTGGATCCCTTACGCCTCAACGGCCGCGCCCCGCTACGCGTCTCGTCGGCCGGATTTTTGCGACCAGCGTCACTCCGCTTCGAGCACGGCCGCACCGACCCCGAGGCCCGCTACCGCGACTGGACCGACTTCGGCGCACTCCGCCGCGAAGTCCTCGACCCGCTCCGCCCCGGCGGCTCCGGCGAGGTCCTGCCCGCACTCTGGGACACGGAGCGTGACCGAGCCACCCGGCTCCCCCGCGTCCCCCTTCCCCCGGAAGGGGTAGTCATCCTCGACGGCGAAATGCTCCTCGGCTCCGGCCTCGCGGCCGACCTGACCGTGCACCTGTGGCTCTCCCCCGGCGCGCTGCGCCGCCGTCTCCCCTCGACCGACCACTGGGCACTGCCCGCCTTCGCCCAGTACGAGTCCGAGGTCGACCCGGCCTCCCTGGCCGACCTGGTCATCCGGGCCGACGACCCCAACCACCCGGCGCTGAGGGTCCAGGACTCGTGA
- a CDS encoding cytochrome P450, whose protein sequence is MQDPHRALALMRAEGPVRQVVTPRGLTVWLVTRYADVRALMSDPRVAKDAKLAQEMIARNVSATGAVDVTAQGLNAHMLNSDPPDHTRLRKLVNKAFTSGVVSRLRPRVEEITDELLDAMSGEVDLMKALAFPLPITVISELLGVELEDRDQFGAWSNLLLSQGDSAAISEAVGAMANYLVQLIARKSENPTDDLMSALVHASEEGDRLSPEELVAMVFLLLVAGYETTVNLIGNSVLALLRHPDQLKALRSDPSLLPNMVEESLRFDGSINIATLRFTKEPIEVSGVEIPAGEFLFLSLLSANRDPERFPEPDAFDVTRQTNGHMAFGHGIHYCVGAPLARLEAEIAIGRLLDRFDGIELLGEVESLRFRESLLVHGVESLPVRLS, encoded by the coding sequence ATGCAAGACCCGCACCGCGCGCTCGCGCTGATGCGGGCCGAAGGGCCGGTGCGGCAGGTGGTCACCCCGCGCGGGCTCACCGTCTGGCTGGTGACCCGTTACGCCGACGTGCGGGCGCTGATGTCCGACCCGCGGGTGGCCAAGGACGCCAAGCTCGCGCAGGAGATGATCGCGCGCAACGTCAGCGCGACCGGGGCGGTCGACGTCACCGCGCAGGGCCTGAACGCGCACATGCTCAACAGCGACCCGCCGGACCACACCCGGCTGCGCAAACTGGTCAACAAGGCGTTCACCAGCGGCGTCGTCTCCCGGCTGCGCCCGAGGGTCGAGGAGATCACCGACGAGCTGCTCGACGCGATGAGCGGCGAGGTCGACCTGATGAAGGCGCTGGCGTTCCCGCTGCCGATCACGGTCATCTCCGAGCTGCTGGGCGTGGAGCTCGAGGATCGCGACCAGTTCGGCGCCTGGTCGAACCTGCTGCTCTCGCAGGGCGACTCGGCCGCGATCTCCGAGGCCGTCGGCGCGATGGCGAACTACCTGGTCCAGCTCATCGCGCGCAAGAGCGAAAACCCGACGGACGACCTGATGTCCGCGCTCGTGCACGCCTCCGAGGAGGGCGACCGGCTCAGCCCGGAGGAACTCGTCGCCATGGTGTTCCTGCTGCTGGTGGCGGGCTACGAGACCACGGTGAACCTCATCGGAAACAGCGTGCTCGCGCTGCTGCGCCACCCCGACCAGCTCAAGGCGCTGCGCTCGGACCCGTCGCTGCTGCCGAACATGGTCGAGGAGTCGCTGCGCTTCGACGGCTCGATCAACATCGCCACGCTCCGGTTCACCAAGGAGCCGATCGAGGTCTCCGGCGTCGAGATCCCGGCCGGCGAGTTCCTGTTCCTCTCGCTGCTGTCGGCGAACCGGGACCCGGAGCGCTTCCCCGAGCCCGACGCGTTCGATGTCACCCGGCAGACCAACGGGCACATGGCGTTCGGCCACGGCATCCACTACTGCGTCGGCGCGCCGCTGGCCAGGCTGGAGGCCGAGATCGCGATCGGCAGGCTGCTCGACCGGTTCGACGGCATCGAGCTGCTCGGCGAGGTCGAGTCGCTGCGGTTCCGGGAAAGCCTGCTCGTGCACGGAGTGGAAAGCCTGCCGGTTCGGCTGTCGTAG
- a CDS encoding glycosyltransferase family 4 protein, with translation MVRTLLLTNDFPPRPGGIQNYLHSLATRLPADDLVVYAPSWESPSGSHGEFDADAAFEVVRHPTSLMLPTPDVLKRAKEIMRARDCEAVWFGAAAPLALLGHSLRDSGARRVIASTHGHEVGWSMLPAARQALRRIGDTTDVLTYVSKYTRTRFAAAFGPMAGLEMLPSGVDTDLFRPDPAARDEIRARYGLRDRPTVVCVSRLVPRKGQDQLIRATVELRKRIPDVALLLVGGGPYRKTLTRMVSDLELTGNVVITGSVSWPELPAHYNAGDVFAMPARTRGKGLDVEGLGLVYLEASATGLPVVAGRSGGAPETVLDEVTGHVVDGRDVEQLHETLAALLADPVRARRMGQAGRDWVSQAWRWETMVSRLTGFLDGNPVAAIR, from the coding sequence GTGGTGCGCACGCTTCTGCTGACGAACGACTTCCCGCCCCGTCCCGGCGGCATCCAGAACTACCTGCACTCGCTGGCCACCCGGCTGCCCGCGGACGACCTGGTCGTCTACGCGCCGTCGTGGGAGTCGCCGTCGGGGTCGCACGGCGAGTTCGACGCCGACGCCGCCTTCGAAGTGGTCCGCCACCCGACGTCGCTGATGCTCCCGACGCCCGACGTGCTCAAGCGCGCCAAGGAGATCATGCGCGCGCGTGACTGCGAGGCCGTCTGGTTCGGCGCGGCGGCCCCGCTCGCCCTGCTGGGGCACTCGCTGCGCGACTCGGGCGCCCGCCGGGTCATCGCGTCCACCCACGGCCACGAGGTCGGCTGGTCGATGCTCCCCGCGGCCAGGCAGGCGCTGCGGCGCATCGGCGACACCACCGACGTGCTCACCTACGTCAGCAAGTACACCCGCACCCGCTTCGCCGCCGCGTTCGGCCCGATGGCCGGCCTGGAGATGCTCCCCTCCGGCGTCGACACCGACCTTTTCCGCCCCGACCCGGCCGCCCGCGACGAGATCCGCGCCCGCTACGGCCTGCGCGACCGCCCGACGGTGGTCTGTGTGTCCCGCCTGGTGCCGCGCAAGGGACAGGACCAGCTCATCAGGGCGACGGTCGAACTCCGCAAGCGCATCCCCGACGTCGCGCTGCTCCTGGTCGGCGGCGGCCCGTATCGCAAGACGCTGACCCGGATGGTGTCCGACCTCGAACTCACCGGCAACGTCGTGATCACCGGCTCCGTCTCGTGGCCCGAGCTGCCCGCGCACTACAACGCGGGCGACGTCTTCGCGATGCCCGCCCGCACCCGCGGCAAGGGCCTCGACGTCGAAGGCCTCGGCCTCGTCTACCTCGAAGCCTCCGCGACCGGCCTCCCCGTCGTCGCCGGCCGCTCCGGCGGCGCCCCCGAGACCGTCCTCGACGAGGTCACCGGCCACGTCGTCGACGGCCGCGACGTCGAGCAGCTCCACGAGACCCTGGCCGCGCTCCTGGCCGACCCCGTCCGCGCCCGCCGCATGGGCCAGGCGGGCCGCGACTGGGTCAGCCAGGCCTGGCGCTGGGAGACCATGGTTTCCCGCCTCACCGGCTTCCTGGACGGCAATCCGGTCGCCGCCATCCGCTGA
- a CDS encoding adenosylmethionine--8-amino-7-oxononanoate transaminase → MTPEQLQALDIAHVWHPYGPMPGKVESLLVTEAEGVRLKLADGRELVDGMSSWWAAIHGYRNPVLDAALTAQLAKMSHVMFGGLTHEPAITLAKTLVDLTPDGLEHVFLCDSGSVSVEVAIKMCLQYWQSVGKTAKRKLLTWRGGYHGDTFHPMSVCDPDGGMHALWRGTLPEQLFVPEPPSGFGTAPDQSYVDNLAAEIERHKDELAAVIVEPVVQGAGGMRFHHPGYLKALREITARHGVLLIFDEIATGFGRSGALFAAEHAGVTPDVMCLGKALTGGYLTMAATLCTAEIADGISRGELPVLAHGPTFMGNPLASAVANASLGILRTGAWRADVARIESQLHSGLEQARDLPGVKDIRVLGAIGVIQLDHPVDMAVATDVVTANGVWLRPFRDLIYAMPPYISTDADVEAIISAMAAVAAKA, encoded by the coding sequence GTGACTCCGGAACAACTGCAAGCACTCGACATCGCCCACGTCTGGCACCCGTACGGGCCGATGCCGGGCAAGGTCGAGTCGTTGCTGGTCACCGAGGCCGAGGGCGTCCGCCTCAAGCTGGCGGACGGCCGTGAGCTCGTCGACGGCATGTCGTCGTGGTGGGCGGCCATCCACGGCTACCGCAACCCCGTGCTCGACGCCGCCCTGACCGCGCAGCTGGCGAAGATGAGCCACGTGATGTTCGGCGGGCTCACCCACGAGCCCGCGATCACGCTCGCCAAGACGCTGGTCGACCTCACCCCGGACGGGCTGGAACACGTCTTCCTGTGCGACTCCGGCTCCGTCTCGGTCGAGGTCGCGATCAAGATGTGCCTGCAGTACTGGCAATCCGTCGGCAAGACGGCGAAGCGCAAGCTGCTCACCTGGCGCGGCGGCTACCACGGCGACACGTTCCACCCGATGAGCGTCTGCGACCCCGACGGCGGCATGCACGCGCTCTGGCGCGGCACACTGCCCGAACAGCTTTTCGTGCCGGAACCGCCTTCCGGCTTCGGCACCGCGCCCGATCAGTCCTATGTGGACAATCTGGCCGCCGAAATCGAGCGGCACAAGGACGAACTGGCCGCCGTCATCGTCGAACCGGTCGTGCAGGGTGCGGGCGGCATGCGCTTCCACCACCCCGGTTATCTCAAAGCGCTGCGGGAAATCACCGCACGGCACGGGGTTCTGCTCATCTTCGACGAGATCGCCACCGGTTTCGGGCGCTCCGGCGCGCTGTTCGCCGCCGAGCACGCCGGTGTCACGCCCGACGTGATGTGCCTCGGCAAGGCGCTCACCGGCGGCTACCTGACGATGGCCGCCACGCTGTGCACGGCCGAGATCGCCGACGGCATCTCGCGCGGCGAACTTCCCGTGCTGGCACACGGCCCGACGTTCATGGGCAACCCGCTCGCGTCCGCCGTCGCCAACGCCTCGCTCGGCATCCTGCGGACCGGCGCCTGGCGCGCCGACGTCGCGCGCATCGAGTCGCAACTCCACAGTGGACTTGAGCAAGCACGGGATCTGCCCGGTGTCAAGGACATCCGGGTGCTCGGCGCGATCGGGGTGATCCAGCTCGACCATCCGGTGGACATGGCGGTCGCCACGGACGTGGTCACGGCCAACGGCGTCTGGCTTCGCCCGTTCAGGGACTTGATCTACGCGATGCCGCCGTACATCAGCACGGACGCCGACGTCGAAGCCATCATCAGTGCGATGGCGGCGGTCGCCGCGAAAGCCTGA
- a CDS encoding SulP family inorganic anion transporter produces MINNTHEEHDTGPPISRKILANLRYDLPASIVVFLVAVPLSLGVALAAGAPLVAGLISAVVGSIVASLFGGSALQVSGPSAGVTVVLAQTITTFGWRATCAITVAAGLLQILFGLARIARAALAISPAIVHGLFAGIGVIVVLDQLHVVLGGKAHGNTIDNVLALPAQLIGHHDEAVLIGVVTIATLLAWPHLPAFIRRVPGPLAAITIATVLASTAKMNVSRIDVPADLLSLHFMPQLPTSGLLTAAFTALTIALIASLESLLSAVAIDKRRAGPRTDLNRELIGQGMANVASGSLGGFPVTGVVVRSMTNVEAGARTRMSALLHSGWILLFVLPLAGLLRDIPLAALAGLLVYVGAKLVNPTEFREVARHGDLPVYLVTLAGAVGVNLLTGVALGVALSLALMLRRTIWSGVHVERDGEQWRVVIEGALTFLSVPRLTKMLATIPPDAPVTLDLLVDYLDHAAFDCLFSWQAARNGVVTVDEIGHPWFERGRSGTPIVRGSLVGKAVPRWLAPWSEWQADHGLPEQRTGPHSTKALCRGAAEFQRRAAPVLRDEFGRLAHGQHPHTLFLTCGDSRIVPNLITTSGPGDLFTVRNIGNLVPTEGSDSVGAAIEYGVGVLHVREIVVCGHSSCGAMKALLGGAPGGSLGSWLRHGSASLRRRATHGPLLLDGRRPDTEGDQLALHNVVQQLAHLRAHPVVAEAEARGELHLTGMYFDVGAAQVFLFDRDAEAFVPAQAVTTTA; encoded by the coding sequence ATGATCAACAACACACACGAAGAGCACGACACCGGTCCCCCGATTTCGCGAAAGATCCTCGCGAATCTCCGCTATGACCTCCCCGCCTCGATCGTCGTCTTCCTCGTCGCGGTCCCGCTCTCGCTCGGGGTCGCGCTGGCCGCGGGCGCGCCACTGGTCGCCGGGCTCATCTCCGCCGTCGTCGGCAGCATCGTCGCCTCGCTCTTCGGCGGCTCCGCGCTCCAGGTGAGCGGCCCGTCCGCGGGCGTGACCGTGGTGCTCGCCCAGACCATCACCACCTTCGGCTGGCGCGCCACCTGCGCCATCACCGTCGCCGCCGGGCTGCTGCAGATCCTCTTCGGCCTCGCCAGGATCGCGCGCGCCGCGCTGGCCATCTCACCCGCCATCGTGCACGGCCTGTTCGCCGGCATCGGCGTGATCGTCGTGCTGGACCAGCTGCACGTCGTGCTCGGCGGCAAGGCGCACGGCAACACGATCGACAACGTGCTCGCGCTGCCCGCCCAGCTCATCGGCCACCACGACGAGGCCGTGCTGATCGGTGTCGTCACCATCGCGACGCTGCTCGCCTGGCCGCACCTGCCCGCCTTCATCCGCCGAGTGCCCGGTCCGCTGGCCGCGATCACCATCGCCACGGTCCTCGCGAGCACCGCGAAGATGAACGTGAGCCGCATCGACGTCCCCGCCGACCTGCTTTCGCTGCACTTCATGCCGCAGCTGCCCACCAGCGGCCTGCTGACGGCCGCCTTCACCGCGCTGACCATCGCGCTCATCGCGAGCCTGGAGAGCCTGCTGTCCGCCGTCGCCATCGACAAGCGCCGCGCGGGTCCTCGCACCGACCTTAACCGCGAACTCATCGGACAGGGCATGGCCAACGTCGCTTCCGGTTCGCTCGGCGGTTTCCCGGTGACGGGCGTCGTCGTGCGCAGCATGACCAACGTCGAAGCAGGCGCCCGCACGCGCATGTCCGCGCTGCTGCACAGCGGCTGGATCCTGCTGTTCGTGCTGCCACTCGCCGGCCTGCTGCGCGACATCCCGCTCGCCGCGCTGGCGGGCCTGCTCGTCTACGTCGGCGCGAAACTGGTCAACCCCACCGAATTCCGCGAGGTGGCGCGGCACGGTGACCTGCCCGTCTACCTGGTGACGCTGGCCGGGGCCGTCGGCGTCAACCTGCTGACCGGGGTCGCGCTCGGCGTCGCGCTGTCGCTGGCGCTGATGCTGCGGCGGACGATCTGGTCCGGCGTGCACGTCGAACGCGACGGCGAGCAGTGGCGCGTGGTGATCGAAGGCGCGCTGACGTTCCTTTCCGTGCCACGCCTGACGAAGATGCTCGCGACCATCCCGCCGGACGCGCCGGTCACGCTCGACCTGCTGGTGGACTACCTCGACCACGCCGCGTTCGACTGCCTGTTCAGCTGGCAGGCCGCGCGGAACGGGGTGGTGACCGTCGACGAGATCGGGCATCCGTGGTTCGAACGCGGCCGCTCCGGCACACCGATCGTGCGTGGCAGCCTGGTCGGCAAGGCCGTGCCGCGCTGGCTCGCGCCGTGGTCCGAATGGCAGGCCGACCACGGGCTGCCGGAGCAGCGCACCGGCCCGCACTCGACCAAGGCGCTGTGCCGCGGCGCCGCGGAGTTCCAGCGCCGCGCGGCGCCGGTGCTGCGTGACGAGTTCGGCAGGCTCGCGCACGGCCAGCATCCGCACACCCTGTTCCTGACCTGCGGCGACTCGCGGATCGTGCCGAACCTGATCACCACGAGCGGTCCCGGCGACCTGTTCACCGTGCGCAACATCGGGAACCTGGTGCCCACCGAGGGCAGCGACTCGGTCGGCGCGGCCATCGAATACGGCGTCGGCGTGCTGCACGTGCGCGAGATCGTCGTCTGCGGGCATTCCAGCTGCGGCGCGATGAAGGCGCTGCTCGGCGGCGCGCCGGGCGGCTCGCTCGGCAGCTGGCTGCGCCACGGCTCGGCGAGCCTGCGCCGCCGCGCCACGCACGGGCCGCTCCTGCTCGACGGGCGGCGCCCGGACACCGAGGGCGATCAGCTCGCGCTGCACAACGTGGTCCAGCAGCTGGCGCATCTGCGCGCGCATCCGGTGGTCGCCGAGGCCGAGGCACGCGGCGAACTGCACCTGACCGGGATGTACTTCGACGTCGGCGCCGCGCAGGTGTTCCTGTTCGACCGCGACGCCGAGGCGTTCGTGCCCGCCCAAGCCGTCACCACGACGGCCTGA
- a CDS encoding SRPBCC domain-containing protein produces the protein MDSAQTVEVSQAVPGTPKQVWEFLLGRDGSEIWLGPGTDLTKDKSYETANGTAGRVRKIKDAKQLSLTWQPKDWDHDSDVHVIVGDGTLKFRQEGLIDAAERAEQREYWEGVVERIATALAER, from the coding sequence GTGGATAGTGCACAGACGGTTGAGGTCTCCCAGGCCGTGCCGGGTACGCCGAAGCAGGTGTGGGAGTTCCTGCTCGGCCGCGACGGCAGCGAGATCTGGCTCGGTCCGGGAACGGACCTCACCAAGGACAAGAGCTACGAGACGGCCAACGGCACCGCGGGCCGCGTCCGGAAGATCAAGGACGCGAAGCAGCTGAGCCTGACGTGGCAGCCGAAGGACTGGGACCACGATTCGGACGTTCACGTCATAGTGGGCGACGGGACGCTGAAGTTCCGGCAAGAGGGGCTGATCGACGCAGCGGAGCGTGCCGAACAACGGGAATACTGGGAAGGAGTGGTCGAGCGCATCGCCACCGCGCTCGCGGAACGTTGA
- the bioB gene encoding biotin synthase BioB, translated as MTSAPEKTVLDVAREQVLERGVGLSQEQILEVLRLGDDQLTDLLELAHEVRMRWCGPEVEVEGIISLKTGGCPEDCHFCSQSGRFPTPVRSAWLDIPGLVKAARQTRDTGATEFCIVAAVRGPDKRLLGQVREGIKAIREDGNDIQIACSLGMLTQEQVDELVEMGVHRYNHNLETAKSHFANVVTTHTWDERWETLRMIREAGMEVCCGGIIGMGESVEQRAEFASQLAELNPDECTMNFLIPQPGTPYENYEVVEGKDALRTVAAFRLAMPRPLIRFSGGRELTFGDLGTKQGMLGGINAIIVGNYLTNLGRSADQDLEMLEELNMPVKAISDVL; from the coding sequence GTGACTTCAGCCCCTGAGAAGACCGTCCTCGACGTCGCGCGTGAGCAGGTGCTCGAACGCGGCGTCGGCCTCTCGCAGGAGCAGATCCTCGAAGTGCTGCGGCTCGGCGACGACCAGCTGACCGACCTGCTGGAGCTCGCGCACGAGGTCCGGATGCGCTGGTGCGGTCCCGAGGTCGAGGTCGAAGGCATCATCAGCCTCAAGACCGGCGGCTGCCCGGAGGACTGCCACTTCTGCTCGCAGTCCGGCCGGTTCCCGACCCCGGTGCGCTCGGCGTGGCTGGACATCCCCGGCCTGGTCAAGGCCGCGCGGCAGACCAGGGACACCGGCGCGACCGAGTTCTGCATCGTCGCGGCCGTGCGCGGCCCGGACAAGCGGCTGCTCGGGCAGGTCCGCGAGGGCATCAAGGCCATCCGCGAGGACGGCAACGACATCCAGATCGCCTGCTCGCTCGGCATGCTCACCCAGGAGCAGGTCGACGAGCTCGTCGAGATGGGCGTGCACCGCTACAACCACAACCTGGAGACGGCCAAGTCGCACTTCGCGAACGTCGTCACCACGCACACGTGGGACGAGCGCTGGGAGACGCTGCGGATGATCCGCGAGGCGGGCATGGAGGTCTGCTGCGGCGGCATCATCGGCATGGGCGAGTCCGTCGAGCAGCGCGCCGAGTTCGCGTCGCAGCTGGCCGAGCTCAACCCCGACGAGTGCACGATGAACTTCCTCATCCCGCAGCCGGGCACGCCGTACGAGAACTACGAGGTGGTCGAGGGCAAGGACGCGCTGCGCACGGTCGCCGCGTTCCGGCTCGCCATGCCTCGCCCGCTCATCCGGTTCTCGGGCGGCCGTGAGCTCACCTTCGGCGACCTCGGCACCAAGCAGGGCATGCTCGGCGGCATCAACGCGATCATCGTCGGCAACTACCTGACCAACCTCGGCCGTTCCGCCGACCAGGACCTGGAGATGCTGGAGGAGCTGAACATGCCGGTGAAGGCGATCAGTGACGTCCTCTGA
- a CDS encoding DUF2567 domain-containing protein produces MAESSVGAHRSSRLDDPWSVPPVYRIPLERPKVRVKADILPAISLAGTSTLLAFPLVYLWSLLAPTQRFRVYEGGLAPLDLESWHRFDSLAIFGFLSIGAGVLIAAVAWLMRERRGPVMLVAAALGALGASAVGVLSKGMFLGKYDIAKPPSVGDVIVAAPTLDTWWVIIAAPTAAVVVYGICAAWNGLDDLGRRLG; encoded by the coding sequence GTGGCCGAATCGTCCGTTGGTGCGCACCGGTCTTCGCGGCTCGACGACCCGTGGTCGGTGCCGCCGGTCTACCGGATACCGCTGGAGCGGCCCAAGGTCCGGGTCAAGGCCGACATCCTGCCCGCGATCAGTCTCGCGGGCACGTCGACGCTGCTGGCGTTCCCGTTGGTCTATCTCTGGTCGCTGCTGGCACCGACGCAGCGTTTCCGGGTTTACGAAGGCGGGCTCGCCCCGCTCGATCTGGAAAGCTGGCACCGGTTCGACTCGCTCGCGATCTTCGGTTTCCTTTCGATCGGCGCCGGCGTGCTCATCGCGGCCGTCGCCTGGCTGATGCGCGAGCGCCGCGGCCCGGTGATGCTGGTGGCCGCCGCACTCGGCGCACTCGGCGCTTCGGCCGTCGGCGTGCTGTCGAAGGGCATGTTCCTGGGCAAGTACGACATCGCGAAGCCGCCCTCGGTCGGCGACGTGATCGTCGCGGCGCCGACACTCGACACGTGGTGGGTGATCATCGCGGCGCCGACCGCGGCGGTCGTCGTCTACGGGATTTGCGCGGCCTGGAATGGCCTGGATGATCTAGGGCGACGTTTAGGGTAA